From the Terriglobia bacterium genome, the window CTGATAGGGATCGACGACAAAATCTTTGCGAAGCAGGGGCAAATCCATGCGCCAGCGCAGTCCGGCAAGGATTTCAAGCCCGCCCTGAAAAAATCTGTTTTCGGTCACGACCGAGATTGCCGAGGCGCCCGCCTTGCGGTATTGATCCGCGATTGCGGCGGGATCGAAATCAGGCCGCAACAGTCCGCACGAAGGAGAGGCTTTCTTGATTTCAGCGATAATGCCCGGCCGCCTCATCAGAGCCCGCTTGAGCGAACGGATCTGGGGCCCGCGCTCGAGGGCCATCCGGAGCGATTCCGCGGGAAGCTTGATTTTTGCGCTCTCGACCTCAGGCAGCCGGGCGGCCATGATCTGTTCCAGAATCGTCTCTTTGAGTTCTGCCGGCAGGCTGTATTTCGCGGCGATGGTCGTCATGGTTGGTCACCCGATTCATGAGTTTTCAGCCGGCCGGGATCCGCTGCACCGCGCAATTGCGCCAGAGACAGGAAGTTTCCCAGCAGTTTCATGCCCTCTTCCGTGAGGATCGATTCCGGATGAAACTGAACCCCCTCGACTGCCGACACTCGATGCCGCAATCCCATGATAACGTCATCCGCCGTCCGCGCCGAAATTTCGAGGCAGCCGGGCAGGCATTCGTTGGCAACGATGAGGGAATGATAGCGCGTGGCGTGAAACGGGTTTGCCAGACCGGTGAAGATCGTCCGCCCATCATGAAAAATCTCGCTGGTCTTGCCGTGCATGAGGGTGGGCGCCGGCACCACCTTCCCTCCAAAGGCAACTCCCAATGCCTGGAGGCCGAGACAAACGCCCAGGATCGGGATCCGTCCGCAGAACCTGCGGATTACCTCCACGATGATGCCGGAGTTTTCAGGACGGCCCGGCCCTGGGGAAATGACGATGGCAGCCGGGGCAAGGAGCTCAATCTGAGCCGGGGTAACGGCATCGTTGCGCGCGACCTTCAACTCCTGCCCCAGTTCGCCCAGATACTGGACCAGGTTGAATGTGAAAGAGTCGTAATTGTCGATGACGAGAATCATAAGTATCCGTACGGGCTGAAGCCCGCACCCACCTGCATCCATCCGGCGGGGATCGGATGTGTCCTGCCCCCCGTACCGCACATCAGCGTAATCCCTGGTGCGCGAAATCGACAGCGCGCAAGAGCGCGCGGGCCTTGTTCATGGATTCTTCCCGCTCGCGTTCCGGCTGGGAATCGGCGACAATACCGCCGCCCGCCTGGATGTAGGCCATGCCATCCTTGATTACCAGAGTCCGCAGGGCAATGCACGTGTCGAGGTTGCCGGAAAAGTCGGCATAGCCCACCGCACCGCCGTAGACGCCTCTGCGGCACGGTTCCATTTCCTCGATGATTTCCATGGCGCGCACTTTGGGAGCGCCTGAAACGGTGCCCGCGGGGAGGCAGGCCTCCAGCGCATGGAAGCAGTCCATCTCGTCCCGGAGGGTGCCCTCGACGCTGCTGACGAGGTGCATGACGTGGCTGTACCTCTCAATGCGCATCAGGTCGGTGACTTTCACGCTGCCGTAATTGCAGACCCGTCCCAGGTCGTTGCGCCCCAGATCCACCAGCATCACATGTTCGGCGCGCTCTTTGGCATCGGCGAGGAGTTCGCGGGCCAGCTGCTCGTCCTCCTCCGGCGTCGCACCCCGGGGCCGTGTGCCTGCAATCGGCCCGTACTCCACGCGCCGGCCCCGCACTTTGACGAGCATCTCGGGCGAGGCCCCTACCAAGCTGAGCTTGTCCATGCGCAGAAAGATCATGTATGGAGACGGATTGATAAAGCGCAGTGCCCTGTAAATGTCGAAAGGATCACACGCGATCTTCATCGCCAGGCGCTGCGACAGCACTACCTGGAATATGTCGCCGGCCGTGATATAGGACTTTGCTTTTTCGACATTGGCGTGGTACTGGGCTTCCGTGAGATTGGAGACCGGCTCCGGGATCGAAGCGCTCGGCGCAGGAGCCGGGAGTGAGATGGGTGCCGTGAGGCGCTTCTCGATCTGATCGATGCGCAAAAGCGCATCATGATACCTGGCTTCCAGATTCCGGGTTCCGCGCGGATTCAGGATGTTGGCG encodes:
- a CDS encoding aminodeoxychorismate/anthranilate synthase component II; amino-acid sequence: MILVIDNYDSFTFNLVQYLGELGQELKVARNDAVTPAQIELLAPAAIVISPGPGRPENSGIIVEVIRRFCGRIPILGVCLGLQALGVAFGGKVVPAPTLMHGKTSEIFHDGRTIFTGLANPFHATRYHSLIVANECLPGCLEISARTADDVIMGLRHRVSAVEGVQFHPESILTEEGMKLLGNFLSLAQLRGAADPGRLKTHESGDQP
- the trpC gene encoding indole-3-glycerol phosphate synthase TrpC codes for the protein MTTIAAKYSLPAELKETILEQIMAARLPEVESAKIKLPAESLRMALERGPQIRSLKRALMRRPGIIAEIKKASPSCGLLRPDFDPAAIADQYRKAGASAISVVTENRFFQGGLEILAGLRWRMDLPLLRKDFVVDPYQVLEARHAGADAVLLIAALLAGPSLRAMRGCVEELGMDALVEVHTEQELDRALEAGATLIGVNSRNLKNFEVSLDVCRRLAVRLPREAVAVAESGIRTAEDIRLLAGSGYRGFLIGAALMRAPSPGAALEELILSMEMA
- the trpE gene encoding anthranilate synthase component I; translated protein: MIHPSLAEIEGLARQGSVIPVHKDILGDLLTPAAAFLRVAQGRSRVFLLESVEGGERLARYSFIGWDPFLIIRGKGRVLITEELGEVSTEEGRPYDKMREISRKYQSVPMADLPPFMAGGVGYFGYDLVRQFERLPTLAVDDLGLDDFYVMYFSTILAFDHLRHRIHIIANILNPRGTRNLEARYHDALLRIDQIEKRLTAPISLPAPAPSASIPEPVSNLTEAQYHANVEKAKSYITAGDIFQVVLSQRLAMKIACDPFDIYRALRFINPSPYMIFLRMDKLSLVGASPEMLVKVRGRRVEYGPIAGTRPRGATPEEDEQLARELLADAKERAEHVMLVDLGRNDLGRVCNYGSVKVTDLMRIERYSHVMHLVSSVEGTLRDEMDCFHALEACLPAGTVSGAPKVRAMEIIEEMEPCRRGVYGGAVGYADFSGNLDTCIALRTLVIKDGMAYIQAGGGIVADSQPEREREESMNKARALLRAVDFAHQGLR